From the genome of Poecilia reticulata strain Guanapo linkage group LG22, Guppy_female_1.0+MT, whole genome shotgun sequence:
ttgtctcattacaaaTGGGCAGGTTGGGCAAGAAGAGCAAGaatcagaatatttttacaagagGGTGTATACCCTAGTTTTTAAAATCACCTGAGGCCGTTCCTGGCTGTGATGGAGCATGACTTGAACTGGGAGTGTGAACATCTGAACTTCGGTAAGGCAGAGCGGGGGAGAGAGATGCTGGACAACATGACGAGGCGGTAGCTTGATTCAGGTCGCTTCTGCCACAGGTTTGTCCAGAGTCTGAGGGCTCACTGCCGGTTATCTCCTCTGTGTTGCtctgatacattttaaattctcaCAATAAAATTATAGTGGTTAAAAAAGTCCAAACTGCGTActctatatattttaaaatctatcagacttaaacaaacagtaaagagaaaatgtaaacatatttcaagaaattagcaaaaatgGCTATTCTGAGAAACAACGGAAGTTAGCGTCTGCGCATGAGGCTATCTTTAATGGCagatgaaaactttattttgaaaggtacTTTGGCGTATTTCTATGAAAGCGTTTAACTGCCAAAGCTAacaaataaagttatgaacaGTATCTGGTTGTAAAGAGAACGTGTATAGTTTCAACAAGATTTATATCTCATTGAACCGaaagtttttactttgataAAATAAGAAAGGTTGTAACAGTAAAATGTCGGTCCCTTGGCCCTGCCTAGCGGGATATTTGACTTTAAGAAACAGATTTGGAAGTTGGAAAGTCAGAGGTATTccctttatgtatttttgagaaatacTTGGCCCCCCCACCGAGTGAAAATGCTTGGATCCCCGCCTCTTTGGCTGCTGTGCGCGCTCCTGACACAAGGGGAACAGTTTTTCACAGGAGGACATAATTTCGCACAGGACCGGAAGTTCTCTCAGTCATAACACCAATTGCTCCAACTTTGGTCAACATGGCGGCACCAGAAATAGACAATAGCAAGTATTTTGTAAGAGAAATCGAAAAGAATGACGGATGCGTCTTAAGAATGAAACAATGCTACATAGGGGACGTTGGTTGTGTCGTCTGGGATGCAGCCATTGTTCTCGCTAAATATTTAGAGACTAAAACGTTTTATGACCCGTCGACAGGAGTCAACATGTGGTGTGGCAGGACTGTGGTGGAATTAGGTGCTGGGACAGGAGTAGTTGGTCTGATGGCAGCAACACTCGGGTGAGACCCCAAAACGAAGTCGTACTTCTTTGTTAATCATCCCGCTCCCTCAATCTTTCAGATTTGCTTTGCATCTTCATTTActtaacaaattattttccttacattttCTACAGTGCTCATGTCATAGTAACAGACCTGGAAGATTTGCAGTCCCTCCTGAATGTGAATATTCAGGAAAACCAGACACTCATTCAGAGTGGGTCCATATCTGCCAAGGTACTGAAATGGTTTGTACTTCTGTTTAATATTGCACTGGACTGATCAAATGTTTACGAGCTGCATATTTGCTAAACTCTAACCcgtttctttgcttttaaaggGGTGATGATGTGTCTGAACTATCACCTCCTCCACATTACATTATCATGGCAGATTGCATATATTATGAGCAGGTATTGTGCAAGCTTTCTTCTACTTACTCTTTTATGAAATGGATTAAATTAAactgtgctttttaaatgtgtcactttacaaccaccAACTTCAATTATTTCATGTGGATTTTATCCACATATTCAACTCAAGgtagtgcataattatgaagaggaaacattacaaataaaaatcagagaagATGTAGATGCATTTGTATTTGGCCCTCTTCACTTTTGTACTCCTGAATAAAATTCAGTCCCGTCAGTTTCCTTTAGAAAACACAAGTAAAGAGGCCCGTGATATGAGCTAGAAAAATCAACAGGATAGGTAAGAGTAGCTGTTGATATGACAACTATTGCAAGTATATGGTTTAAGAAAATACCTACCAGAAGTCACTAGGGTCAGCAAAGAGTAATATTGAAATCTTTACAAGGGTAGAGGTTCGTCTTGCAGTTGGATagcaaacataaacatgcagtcaatagatttagtttaaatcatatttattcatttgcattGGTCTGCCACATAAGATTTCAAAGATATTCTATGGTTTGAAGATCTAACATGACAAGAGGaacaaatacattaataaagTACTATAACAATCATTTTGAGACTGTAAAACGTATTCTTTGCTGTATTCCTCATTTTAAGTCATGGTTCAATCCTACAGTCTATAGGTCCACTGGTGGAGACATTGAAGCAGCTTTCTGGACCAGAGACCTCCATTATCTGCTGCTATGAGCAACGCACCGAGGGCGTTAATCCAGAAGtggaaaataagttttttgaggtatagatagaaacagggttttttttatatagcttTATATCCTTGATGTCTGATTTGCTGCctcactttttcatttttcagttgcTGCAACGAAATTTCATCTGTGAGACAATCCCTTCTGACAAACAGGACCCAGAGTTCAGCAGTCCCGACATCCATATTCTGCACATTCGAAGAAAAGACTGATCTTATAGCaggaaatttgtttttctactaAAATTTATATCATTGTGAGAAAGATTTCAGACTGTGGCATttacaaaaaacttaaataatcatttgtatttcttaaaaatagtttacatttcaaaacaggaagtttttagggtataaaaataaaatactctgGAGCACTTATCTCAGCCTCTTCTCGATTACTCACTTGCTggcaacaggaagaggaagttaATAAAACAGACGCTTACCCATTATGAACACTGGGGGGCGACAAATATTCAACTCCATGAACCAAGATTGTATAGTGTAAAACTTTGTGCTCACTTAAATATAAACTGTTTCCTTCATCTGCACATAAACGCTGCATTAAGTAAGTAAAAAACTTACAATTTAACCATTTAAGGTTAAATTGCATGGTTTTGTAAAGCAAAGTGAACACTAGTGGGTTTTGTCCCCATATCAGGAATTCTATTCAGAGCTCCAGATTAAGAAGATCATAGCTCTTATTCAACCGTAAAACCATGAAGCATGCCCAACACActctcacagacacacaggGTCCACCGACAGCATTTCTTGCTTTGTTTACACAGTAGGAACTGTAGCATAAAGTGCATGGGTGGCCTTCAGTACTCTGGCTAAATGAAACAATCCAGTTGGTCAAGGGAagtttaaaaatctgacaaaatacattaattgctttgtaaaaaaaaaaaaaatacagcctTGCTTGGgacacaattaaaattaattggTTTTATCTGTAAGAAGGCACATTTTCAGTAAGTTTAAGTAATTCAGTCCAAACAATGAAACGGGTATAGATTTTTACACCCAACTTATTCATGTTCTGTTAATTTTCtatgtttacttttcttttacagGTAATCTAAATTTAAAGTTCAGTTCCTCTGAAAATTACATATTATTTTAGACCAGTTGACACACAATTGATTTACTGTGATCTATGCAACCAATGaaaagactgctgacttgactgCTGCAGACCGTTATTGACAGGCTTTGCAACAGAGGTAAGCTGCACTGCCAGAGAAGCTTGCAATTCAATGAAAAGTCAAgtagaaggaaaacatttctgaacataGTAAACAACGTATGGACATCTCCTACAAACAAGACTGGAGCCAATGTTTCAGTTGATAAACTAAGAAGAAGAACTAGACTGTTTCAGATGAAAGTCTCTACAGTCAGTGATGATTTAGGGAGTCATGTAATCTGCTTCTGTTGGTTCATCCTGTTTTATCAAACTGAATAGTGAGAAACATAAATTTCCCCTTAAGTTATTGTATCTGTAAGAAAAGTGGCAAAAATTAACTGCTTACGTTTTAACAAAAGCTTGCCGTGGAAGACGTTCTCTAAAGTTAACCTGGCTTTCTTGACGGTATACAATGTGCTATGATATATGTtgaattatatttagaatttgaATCCATCTATATGAATACATTGAAATTGCTTTTGATAGGACATTGTTCGgattatattttaagaaatgaattTGATCTGTTTTGAGACTTTTTTGAGAATTGATGGAACATAGATatactgattttaatttaattctaatCAGCTGTTAAACTATAATCACTCTCTGTGGCTCTCCATTctcatttcactttttgtccTGAAGCACTTGGACAGTAATCAGAATGAACTTTGTCTTAAGGTGTTTCTTAGCTTTGAACAGCTAATTAATTTGAATCATAGCTGGTATTAAGTCACTGTTCCCATGTGTGATGGAGACGGGTCTCAGGCAGTCTTATTAGAGATTATAGGGGATAAAGGCAAATTCCACTTGTTCGACTTAAAGCTTTTCCATTCAAAACAGATAACCTCTTAAATTTTGACTAAGAATaactaaaaaaggaaat
Proteins encoded in this window:
- the vcpkmt gene encoding protein N-lysine methyltransferase METTL21D isoform X1 gives rise to the protein MAAPEIDNSKYFVREIEKNDGCVLRMKQCYIGDVGCVVWDAAIVLAKYLETKTFYDPSTGVNMWCGRTVVELGAGTGVVGLMAATLGAHVIVTDLEDLQSLLNVNIQENQTLIQSGSISAKVLKWGDDVSELSPPPHYIIMADCIYYEQSIGPLVETLKQLSGPETSIICCYEQRTEGVNPEVENKFFELLQRNFICETIPSDKQDPEFSSPDIHILHIRRKD
- the vcpkmt gene encoding protein N-lysine methyltransferase METTL21D isoform X2, with the translated sequence MGAEPHAKRTEPSRESGLVEQAVHGGLTQPPSSRQQIKPHGGVNMWCGRTVVELGAGTGVVGLMAATLGAHVIVTDLEDLQSLLNVNIQENQTLIQSGSISAKVLKWGDDVSELSPPPHYIIMADCIYYEQSIGPLVETLKQLSGPETSIICCYEQRTEGVNPEVENKFFELLQRNFICETIPSDKQDPEFSSPDIHILHIRRKD
- the vcpkmt gene encoding protein N-lysine methyltransferase METTL21D isoform X3 — protein: MWCGRTVVELGAGTGVVGLMAATLGAHVIVTDLEDLQSLLNVNIQENQTLIQSGSISAKVLKWGDDVSELSPPPHYIIMADCIYYEQSIGPLVETLKQLSGPETSIICCYEQRTEGVNPEVENKFFELLQRNFICETIPSDKQDPEFSSPDIHILHIRRKD